Proteins co-encoded in one Ruegeria pomeroyi DSS-3 genomic window:
- a CDS encoding flagellin, whose protein sequence is MLRSYGARIRTEINTLTRELSTGKVADVTKRLRGDFSHLADMDRSLRRLSAFATANAETRLLASASQTSLGIVEQTVTDLSDSLLSVSLSNQAVSHAQAGVKAQGALETMISALNTSVGGRSLFAGVATDQTALASADTLMAGLRSALTGLSTPADIMQAAQDWFDDPAGFAATVYTGSDQSLGSTQVSEDTKVSLNRRADDPAFRDAMRLASVAALAEDPALGLSSTTKTALFEQIGVGLLGARDGVVTLQAEIGDVEGRIEKAATRNGAAKSGLELARGELLSADPYETAIRLEAVQFQLESLYTTTVRNSRLSLVNFLR, encoded by the coding sequence ATGTTGCGCAGCTATGGTGCCCGCATCCGGACTGAGATCAATACCCTGACGCGCGAGTTGAGCACCGGCAAGGTAGCCGATGTTACCAAAAGGCTCAGGGGTGATTTCTCGCATCTTGCCGATATGGATCGATCTTTGCGACGGCTGTCGGCCTTCGCGACCGCAAATGCCGAGACCAGGCTGCTGGCGTCTGCGAGCCAGACAAGTCTTGGTATCGTCGAACAGACGGTCACCGATCTTTCGGATTCCCTGTTGTCGGTATCGCTTTCGAACCAGGCAGTCAGCCATGCGCAAGCGGGCGTGAAGGCCCAGGGTGCACTAGAGACGATGATCTCTGCCCTGAACACATCGGTGGGCGGGCGCAGCCTGTTTGCGGGCGTGGCAACCGATCAGACGGCGCTGGCCTCTGCCGATACTCTGATGGCGGGGTTGCGGTCGGCGCTGACCGGTCTGTCGACGCCCGCCGATATCATGCAGGCTGCGCAGGATTGGTTTGACGACCCCGCAGGTTTCGCGGCAACAGTCTATACCGGATCGGATCAGTCTCTCGGATCGACTCAGGTGTCCGAAGACACCAAGGTGTCGCTAAACAGGCGGGCCGACGATCCGGCCTTTCGCGATGCAATGCGCCTGGCCTCGGTTGCGGCCCTGGCTGAAGATCCGGCCCTTGGCCTGTCTTCGACAACCAAGACCGCATTGTTTGAGCAGATCGGAGTGGGTCTTCTGGGTGCCCGCGACGGGGTGGTCACGCTTCAGGCCGAGATCGGAGATGTAGAGGGTCGGATCGAAAAGGCTGCCACCCGAAACGGAGCAGCAAAGAGCGGTCTCGAACTCGCGCGCGGCGAGTTGTTGAGCGCCGACCCCTATGAGACCGCTATTCGCCTTGAGGCCGTGCAGTTTCAGCTGGAAAGCCTTTACACAACCACCGTGCGCAACTCGCGCCTCTCATTGGTGAATTTCCTCAGATGA
- a CDS encoding flagellar basal body P-ring protein FlgI yields MTLIRLLACLLFLPCLAQAGAVRLKDLVEFDGVRGNDLVGYGLVVGLNGTGDGLRNAPFTEEIMSNILERLGVNVTGEDFRPKNVAAVFVTAALPPFARVGSQIDITVSAIGDSKSLLGGTLIMTPLNAADGQIYAVAQGTVLAGGASAEGQAASVVQGVPTSGVIPAGARVEREIEFDLGSLTQLRLALREPDFTTAGRIETAVNSAFNGRVAVMRDSGTVELDIAATQARSPAHVIGRIENILVEPERKARVVVDQRSGTIVMGADVRISRVAVSQGSLTLRVEEAPIAVQPNPFADGDTVVVPRTNAEIEQEPGIKLAEVPESASLSDVVAGLNALGVSPRDMIDILKTIKAAGALHAEFVVR; encoded by the coding sequence ATGACCCTGATCCGTTTGCTCGCCTGTCTCCTGTTTCTTCCCTGCCTGGCCCAGGCGGGGGCGGTCCGCCTGAAGGACCTTGTCGAATTTGACGGGGTCAGGGGAAATGACCTGGTCGGATACGGTCTGGTGGTGGGTCTGAACGGGACCGGCGACGGGTTGCGCAACGCACCTTTTACCGAAGAGATCATGTCGAACATCCTTGAACGGCTGGGTGTCAATGTGACGGGCGAGGATTTTCGCCCAAAGAACGTCGCCGCAGTGTTCGTCACCGCCGCTCTGCCCCCCTTCGCGCGGGTCGGCAGTCAGATCGATATCACGGTATCCGCCATCGGCGACTCAAAGAGCCTGCTTGGAGGTACCCTGATCATGACACCGCTGAACGCCGCGGATGGGCAGATCTATGCGGTCGCACAAGGTACCGTGCTGGCCGGCGGCGCCTCGGCCGAAGGTCAGGCGGCTTCGGTGGTGCAGGGGGTGCCGACATCGGGCGTGATCCCCGCTGGTGCCCGGGTAGAGCGGGAGATCGAATTTGATCTGGGGTCCCTAACCCAGCTGCGCCTTGCGCTGCGTGAACCGGATTTCACCACAGCCGGCCGGATCGAGACGGCTGTAAACTCCGCGTTTAACGGCCGGGTCGCGGTGATGCGCGATTCGGGAACTGTAGAATTGGACATCGCGGCCACTCAGGCCAGATCGCCGGCCCATGTGATCGGTCGGATCGAGAACATTCTGGTCGAGCCCGAGCGCAAGGCGCGCGTGGTGGTGGATCAGCGTTCGGGCACCATCGTCATGGGGGCGGACGTGCGCATTTCTCGCGTGGCCGTGTCGCAGGGCAGCCTGACACTGCGGGTCGAGGAAGCGCCGATCGCGGTGCAGCCCAACCCGTTTGCCGACGGGGACACCGTTGTCGTGCCCAGAACCAACGCCGAGATCGAGCAGGAGCCCGGTATCAAGCTGGCCGAGGTACCCGAGAGCGCGTCGCTGTCGGATGTGGTGGCGGGCCTCAATGCGCTGGGTGTGTCACCCCGCGACATGATCGACATTCTGAAAACCATCAAGGCGGCCGGCGCCCTGCACGCAGAGTTCGTCGTGCGCTGA
- the fliP gene encoding flagellar type III secretion system pore protein FliP (The bacterial flagellar biogenesis protein FliP forms a type III secretion system (T3SS)-type pore required for flagellar assembly.), which yields MLAGPVAAQDISLSLGEGGSVSARTIQLILLITVLSLAPGLAIMITCFPFLVTVLAILRQGIGLQQSPPNMLIVSLALFLTYFVMEPVFTEAWTTGIAPMMAEELALEPALEKAIAPFKAFMAARLDADTFFAMANLRPDGAALTATPEAPLSVLVPSFMLSEIARAFQIGFLVFLPFLIIDLVVAAVLMSMGMMMVPPATVSLPFKLAFFVLADGWSLIASALVRSYMP from the coding sequence ATGCTTGCCGGGCCGGTGGCCGCGCAGGATATCTCCCTTTCGCTGGGAGAGGGTGGATCGGTATCGGCGCGCACGATCCAGCTGATCCTGTTGATCACCGTGCTCAGCCTGGCCCCCGGGCTGGCTATCATGATCACCTGCTTCCCGTTTCTGGTCACGGTTCTGGCGATCCTGCGCCAGGGGATCGGCTTGCAGCAGTCGCCTCCCAATATGCTCATCGTCAGCCTGGCGCTGTTTCTGACCTATTTCGTAATGGAGCCCGTGTTCACCGAGGCCTGGACAACGGGTATCGCTCCGATGATGGCCGAGGAACTGGCGCTGGAACCCGCTTTGGAGAAAGCAATCGCGCCGTTCAAGGCCTTCATGGCCGCCCGGCTCGACGCGGATACGTTCTTTGCCATGGCCAATCTGCGGCCTGACGGTGCGGCGCTGACGGCGACTCCCGAAGCGCCGCTCTCGGTGCTGGTTCCCTCCTTCATGCTGTCAGAAATCGCGCGCGCGTTTCAGATCGGTTTTCTGGTGTTTCTGCCGTTCCTGATCATCGATCTGGTGGTGGCTGCGGTGTTGATGTCGATGGGCATGATGATGGTGCCGCCGGCGACCGTGTCCCTCCCCTTCAAGCTGGCTTTCTTCGTGCTGGCGGATGGCTGGTCGCTTATCGCAAGCGCTTTGGTTCGCAGCTACATGCCCTGA
- a CDS encoding FliM/FliN family flagellar motor switch protein, giving the protein MSDPQKPIEAKNPFNSVPIEITVSVGRARPLIRDLIGLGENAVLTLDKRVEDPVDLYVGDRLVARGQLEELTGEQAGQLAVRLTEISDLASDLG; this is encoded by the coding sequence ATGAGCGACCCGCAAAAACCGATCGAGGCAAAGAACCCGTTCAACTCGGTCCCGATCGAGATCACCGTTTCGGTCGGGCGTGCGCGACCGCTGATCCGCGATCTGATCGGGCTCGGTGAAAACGCCGTGCTGACCCTCGACAAACGTGTCGAGGACCCGGTCGATCTCTATGTTGGCGATCGCCTGGTAGCACGCGGCCAGCTCGAAGAGTTGACCGGCGAACAGGCGGGACAGCTCGCGGTTCGGCTCACCGAGATCTCGGATCTGGCCAGCGACCTGGGATGA
- the fliF gene encoding flagellar basal-body MS-ring/collar protein FliF — translation MQQIRSVWASLDKKKQFIVIGAALVVFLGVLGLTRMAGSPNMQLLYAGLESGSAGEVVRSLEQQGVPYEVRGGSIYVPAARRDELRLTLASEGLPANGGRGYELLDSLSGFGTTSQMFDAAYWRAKEGELARTIVASPHVAQARVHIANSSSNPFQRSIEPTASVSVVPSGSEVTPAQANAIRYLVASAVSGMVAEGVTVVDSNGNVIGTPETPTSSTSEDRAQQMRERVLRLVEARVGRGNAIVEVSLDTVTETESIRERRFDPNGRVAISTDVEERSDASKNQTTDVTVASNLPDGDGAVGDESNSSTSATRERVNYEVSETETEILRTPGAIKRLSVAVLVNGLPGAAQDGSSQFTPRPEEELAALRELVESAVGFNQDRGDVITLKSMELPNLEPQGTLASSSMLQGLTFDLMSLIQMATLALVTLVLGLFVVRPILTKPAVSAPLLAVAPPPNQSGAQSAGPALTGEIDDGSPRQNQLPGAATQQRGTVPALVGSSGTPVDRLRAMIGDKQEETVEILRSWLEENEEKA, via the coding sequence GTGCAGCAGATAAGAAGTGTCTGGGCAAGTTTGGACAAAAAGAAGCAGTTCATCGTTATCGGTGCTGCCTTGGTGGTGTTTCTGGGCGTGCTTGGCCTGACCAGAATGGCCGGGTCGCCAAATATGCAGCTGCTTTATGCAGGACTTGAAAGCGGTTCAGCGGGCGAGGTCGTGCGCTCGCTGGAACAGCAGGGCGTTCCATACGAGGTGCGCGGCGGCTCGATCTATGTGCCAGCAGCTCGACGTGACGAGTTGCGCCTGACGCTGGCCTCCGAAGGGTTGCCGGCAAATGGTGGCCGGGGTTACGAGCTGCTCGATTCGCTGAGTGGATTCGGCACCACATCCCAGATGTTCGATGCCGCCTATTGGCGGGCGAAGGAGGGCGAGCTGGCCCGCACCATCGTGGCCAGCCCCCATGTGGCCCAAGCCCGGGTGCATATCGCCAACAGCTCCTCCAACCCGTTTCAGCGCAGCATCGAACCAACAGCCTCTGTCTCGGTTGTTCCATCAGGGTCAGAGGTGACACCAGCGCAGGCAAATGCGATCCGCTACCTGGTCGCCTCGGCGGTGTCGGGCATGGTCGCCGAGGGTGTTACGGTCGTTGATTCCAATGGCAATGTGATCGGCACGCCCGAGACCCCGACGTCAAGCACCTCCGAGGATCGCGCACAACAGATGCGCGAACGGGTCCTGAGGCTTGTCGAAGCACGAGTCGGGCGTGGCAACGCAATTGTCGAGGTCAGCCTGGACACCGTGACCGAGACGGAATCGATCCGTGAACGCCGGTTCGATCCCAATGGCCGCGTTGCCATCAGCACCGATGTCGAAGAACGCTCGGACGCCTCCAAGAACCAGACGACCGATGTGACGGTGGCCTCCAATCTGCCCGATGGGGACGGTGCGGTCGGTGACGAATCGAACTCGAGTACCAGCGCAACCCGTGAGCGTGTCAATTACGAGGTCTCGGAAACCGAGACAGAGATTCTGCGCACCCCGGGCGCCATCAAAAGGTTGAGTGTCGCGGTCCTGGTTAACGGATTGCCGGGTGCCGCCCAGGATGGGTCCAGCCAGTTTACGCCGCGGCCCGAGGAAGAACTGGCCGCACTGCGGGAACTGGTGGAATCGGCGGTCGGCTTCAATCAGGACCGGGGTGATGTGATCACCTTGAAATCCATGGAGCTGCCCAATCTGGAACCGCAAGGCACCCTGGCGAGCAGTTCGATGCTGCAAGGGCTGACATTCGATCTGATGTCGTTGATCCAGATGGCCACGCTGGCCCTGGTCACGCTGGTTCTGGGGCTCTTCGTCGTGCGCCCGATCCTGACCAAACCGGCGGTTTCCGCGCCGCTTCTGGCAGTGGCGCCGCCGCCGAATCAGAGCGGCGCACAATCCGCCGGTCCGGCGCTGACCGGCGAGATCGATGACGGCAGCCCGCGGCAAAACCAACTACCCGGCGCAGCTACCCAACAACGCGGCACCGTTCCTGCCCTGGTCGGGTCCAGCGGAACGCCCGTCGACCGCCTGCGCGCAATGATCGGCGACAAGCAGGAAGAGACCGTGGAAATCCTGCGCAGCTGGCTGGAAGAGAATGAGGAGAAAGCCTGA
- a CDS encoding flagellar basal body-associated FliL family protein, with translation MTDATADEVEPEKKSGKKGLIVGLVLALVGAGGGFYATVSGLIPLGAQPAEEHGESGGDHGAVVPDALPNVAYVDLQPIMVSLLGEGGQRHLRFHAQLEVPEQYLADVEKIRPRIVDVLNGYLRAIEISDLSDPLALTRLRGHMQRRINIVAGEGRVKDVLVMEFVLN, from the coding sequence ATGACCGACGCAACTGCCGATGAGGTCGAACCAGAGAAGAAATCAGGCAAGAAGGGCCTGATTGTTGGGCTAGTTCTGGCGCTTGTCGGGGCGGGCGGCGGTTTCTACGCGACGGTTTCGGGGCTGATTCCCCTGGGCGCTCAACCAGCCGAAGAACATGGAGAGTCGGGCGGAGATCATGGCGCTGTGGTGCCGGATGCCTTGCCCAATGTCGCCTATGTCGACTTGCAGCCGATCATGGTGTCGCTGCTCGGGGAAGGGGGCCAGCGGCACCTGCGGTTTCATGCCCAGCTGGAAGTACCCGAACAATACCTGGCCGATGTCGAGAAGATCAGGCCACGAATCGTCGATGTCCTGAATGGCTACCTGCGTGCGATCGAGATCAGTGATCTCAGCGATCCGCTGGCTCTGACCCGTCTGCGCGGACATATGCAACGCCGGATCAACATCGTTGCGGGTGAGGGGCGCGTGAAGGACGTGCTCGTGATGGAATTCGTGCTGAACTAG
- a CDS encoding DUF6468 domain-containing protein — MELIADILLVAGALGAGLYCFVLGRRLKRFNDLERGVGGAVAVLSSQVDELNRTLAAAREASDNSGAALGDLTGRAEAVAQRLELMMASMHDVAPAQEVSAPPEVVRQEPKPARPDEAKPAPAGVMFMRHDRGNSGTTP, encoded by the coding sequence TTGGAACTTATTGCGGATATTCTTCTGGTTGCCGGCGCGTTGGGCGCTGGTTTGTATTGTTTCGTTCTCGGTCGGCGATTGAAGCGGTTCAATGACCTCGAAAGAGGGGTCGGCGGTGCGGTTGCGGTGCTGTCCTCTCAGGTCGACGAGCTGAACAGGACGCTCGCGGCCGCGCGCGAGGCGTCAGACAATTCAGGCGCCGCACTGGGAGACTTGACCGGGCGTGCCGAGGCGGTTGCGCAGCGGCTTGAGCTGATGATGGCGTCGATGCATGACGTCGCACCTGCGCAGGAGGTATCGGCGCCGCCCGAAGTGGTCCGGCAAGAACCCAAACCGGCGCGCCCCGATGAGGCGAAACCGGCACCCGCCGGCGTGATGTTCATGCGGCATGACCGGGGCAATAGCGGGACAACGCCATGA
- a CDS encoding MotE family protein, with the protein MKRKKSGTAGRGGALLLISVFMIGSAVIRIALEAGPALARGAVEEPVSDLARKDERATPAAADLHALLATLRQREQDLEQRESRVMERMRALEIAEVAIDRKLAELTQAEEALREAVATASVAAENDLSKLTEVYEKMKPKESAALFEEMDATFAAGFLARMRPEAAADIMAGLSPKVAYTISVVLAGRNANVPTE; encoded by the coding sequence ATGAAACGCAAGAAGTCCGGAACTGCGGGACGCGGTGGTGCGCTTCTGCTGATTTCAGTGTTCATGATCGGCTCCGCGGTCATCCGCATCGCTCTGGAAGCGGGGCCAGCCCTGGCGCGTGGTGCGGTAGAAGAGCCCGTTTCGGATCTTGCTCGAAAGGACGAGCGCGCTACTCCGGCGGCGGCCGATCTGCACGCGCTTCTCGCCACGCTGCGGCAACGCGAACAGGATCTGGAACAACGGGAATCGCGCGTGATGGAGCGGATGCGGGCGCTGGAGATTGCCGAAGTGGCGATCGACCGAAAGCTGGCCGAATTGACCCAGGCCGAAGAGGCGCTGCGCGAGGCTGTGGCGACAGCCAGTGTCGCTGCGGAAAACGACCTGAGTAAGCTGACCGAGGTTTACGAGAAGATGAAACCCAAGGAATCGGCCGCCCTGTTCGAGGAGATGGACGCCACCTTTGCCGCCGGCTTTCTCGCCCGGATGCGCCCCGAAGCCGCGGCAGACATCATGGCGGGTCTCAGCCCCAAGGTGGCTTACACGATAAGTGTCGTTCTGGCGGGTCGAAATGCAAATGTCCCAACCGAATAA
- the motA gene encoding flagellar motor stator protein MotA yields MIGILGIVVIFVMVFGGYLAAGGKMTIILKSLPFEMMMIGGAATGAFLISNDMGGVKHTLKDVGKVFKGPKWKPEDYRDLLCLLFSLIRIARQNPVEVEQHIEDPASSALFSKYPRIQADHEAVDLICDTMRSASMNYDDPHQVEEVLEKRMEANLHHAMHSSHALQTVADGLPALGIVAAVLGVIKTMGSIDQPPEVLGRLIGGALVGTFLGVFLAYGLVGPFASKVKAVVEEDNHFYLLIKEVLVANLHNHNPAMCIEVGRQNTPSHIRPGFTDLEQALKDLKQDAA; encoded by the coding sequence ATGATCGGCATCCTTGGTATCGTTGTCATCTTTGTGATGGTCTTCGGCGGCTATCTCGCGGCCGGTGGCAAGATGACGATCATCCTCAAATCCCTGCCTTTCGAGATGATGATGATCGGTGGCGCAGCGACAGGCGCCTTTCTCATTTCCAACGATATGGGCGGGGTGAAGCATACGCTCAAGGATGTCGGAAAGGTATTCAAGGGCCCGAAATGGAAGCCCGAGGATTATCGGGATCTGCTCTGCCTATTGTTTTCGCTGATCCGGATCGCGCGACAGAATCCTGTCGAGGTCGAGCAGCATATCGAGGATCCGGCGAGTTCTGCGCTGTTCTCCAAATACCCGCGAATCCAGGCCGATCACGAAGCGGTGGACCTGATCTGCGACACCATGCGATCGGCGTCGATGAACTATGACGATCCCCATCAGGTCGAAGAAGTTCTGGAAAAACGGATGGAGGCGAACCTGCATCATGCGATGCATTCCAGCCATGCGCTCCAGACCGTCGCCGACGGCTTGCCCGCCCTGGGGATCGTTGCCGCCGTTTTGGGCGTCATCAAGACAATGGGGTCGATCGACCAGCCGCCCGAGGTTCTTGGCAGACTGATCGGCGGCGCGCTGGTCGGGACGTTTCTGGGGGTGTTCCTCGCCTATGGGCTGGTTGGCCCCTTTGCATCCAAGGTCAAGGCCGTTGTCGAAGAAGACAATCATTTCTATCTGCTGATCAAGGAGGTGCTTGTCGCCAATCTGCACAACCACAACCCGGCGATGTGCATCGAAGTCGGACGACAGAATACGCCCTCTCATATTCGTCCCGGCTTCACCGATTTGGAGCAGGCCCTGAAAGACCTCAAACAGGACGCGGCGTGA
- a CDS encoding MmgE/PrpD family protein: MTKQQSSLSPTFGRIAAFALDTRSEDIPAPVREAAALMMLDTLGVIAAASPLDAGVIARDSATLLYGSADPRYQARMMFDGRAVSLAGATYAAATQTDNLDGHDGYNPTKGHIGVVVIPTLATLAQHLPDLSGPEALAAVTVGYEVAGRAGIALHATVSDYHTSGAWNCLGVAAMAARLRGQDPETLRQAMGIAEYHGPRSQMMREIATPTMLHDGSGWGALVGTSAAILAERGFTGAPAITAEAEEAAPYWADLGRFWQMQHQYVKPYPICRWAHAAIDGVRQVMLDHRLSHADIAQVHVNSFHQAACLYQGLPPTTAIAQYALPFPVAVQIAYGRIGVEHVAGSGLTDPLVAEIMQRITVSEDPRHSSRFPAGRWADVEITTTDGRVLKSGDINARGGPEAPMTRDELTDKFMDFAVPCLGRARASALRDATLGLTAPDSRFCDVMDLLFDPIGQTIV, translated from the coding sequence ATGACAAAGCAGCAAAGCAGCCTGTCCCCCACATTCGGGCGCATCGCCGCCTTTGCACTCGACACCCGGTCCGAGGATATCCCCGCCCCGGTGCGCGAGGCCGCCGCGCTGATGATGCTCGACACGCTCGGGGTAATCGCCGCGGCCAGCCCGCTCGACGCGGGCGTGATCGCACGCGATTCCGCGACCCTGCTCTATGGGTCGGCCGACCCGCGTTACCAGGCGCGCATGATGTTCGACGGGCGCGCAGTCAGCCTTGCCGGGGCGACCTATGCCGCCGCCACCCAGACCGATAATCTCGATGGGCATGACGGCTACAACCCGACCAAGGGTCATATCGGGGTGGTGGTGATCCCTACCCTGGCAACGCTGGCGCAGCATCTGCCCGACCTCTCGGGCCCCGAGGCGCTGGCCGCCGTGACGGTCGGCTATGAAGTGGCGGGGCGCGCGGGTATCGCGCTGCACGCCACCGTCAGCGACTACCACACTTCGGGCGCCTGGAACTGCCTTGGCGTCGCAGCAATGGCCGCCCGGCTGCGCGGACAAGACCCCGAGACGCTGCGCCAGGCCATGGGCATCGCCGAATACCACGGCCCACGCAGCCAGATGATGCGCGAGATCGCGACACCGACGATGCTGCATGACGGTTCGGGCTGGGGTGCGCTGGTCGGCACGTCGGCAGCGATCCTTGCCGAACGGGGTTTCACCGGCGCGCCGGCCATCACCGCCGAGGCGGAAGAGGCCGCCCCCTACTGGGCGGATCTGGGCCGGTTCTGGCAAATGCAGCACCAATATGTGAAACCCTACCCCATCTGTCGCTGGGCGCATGCCGCCATTGACGGGGTACGGCAGGTGATGCTGGATCACCGGCTGTCGCACGCCGATATTGCGCAAGTTCATGTGAACAGCTTTCATCAGGCGGCTTGCCTCTATCAGGGGCTGCCGCCGACCACCGCGATCGCGCAATACGCGCTGCCCTTTCCGGTCGCTGTCCAGATCGCATATGGGCGTATCGGGGTCGAACATGTCGCCGGATCCGGCCTGACCGATCCGCTGGTGGCCGAGATCATGCAGAGGATCACCGTAAGCGAAGACCCCCGCCACAGCAGCCGGTTTCCAGCCGGTCGATGGGCAGATGTAGAGATCACCACCACCGATGGGCGCGTTCTGAAATCGGGCGATATCAACGCCCGTGGCGGTCCCGAAGCGCCGATGACCCGCGACGAGCTTACCGACAAATTCATGGATTTCGCTGTGCCCTGCCTTGGTCGGGCCCGGGCCTCGGCGCTGCGAGACGCAACCCTGGGCCTGACCGCCCCGGACAGCCGCTTCTGTGATGTGATGGATCTTCTGTTCGACCCAATCGGTCAAACCATCGTTTGA
- a CDS encoding LysR substrate-binding domain-containing protein, with product MKHLPHLTFLRSFEAAARHLSFTAASEELHCTQSAVSNHVRSLEEFLGRPLFVRLPRTLALTELGEAYLPSVRRALQEIDIATEALLSQRHRREVVVSCPTSLASLWLASVLRAFQREHPEVQVTVHGTVWADVEADVSDISITIHHVDDIPEGALQLWSETLALVCAPGFEVEGAPLTTPTQLGQARRIEVMGRPAYWDLVAQNFGLPGFEMAGGPKTDVSTLAAELAAQGAGCAVLPRVLVRPYLERGALVEPFATEIANPWAYCARFKARTPAPSVRLFRSWLLEAAARVGEGD from the coding sequence ATGAAACACCTGCCGCATCTGACCTTTCTGCGCTCGTTCGAGGCCGCCGCACGGCATCTGAGCTTTACCGCCGCCTCGGAAGAGCTGCATTGCACTCAGTCAGCGGTCAGCAATCATGTCCGCTCGCTCGAGGAGTTTCTGGGCCGGCCGCTGTTTGTGCGGCTGCCCCGGACCCTTGCGCTGACCGAGTTGGGAGAGGCCTATCTGCCTTCGGTGCGGCGCGCCTTGCAAGAGATCGACATCGCCACCGAGGCGCTGCTGTCGCAGCGGCATCGGCGTGAGGTCGTGGTGTCCTGCCCCACCAGCCTGGCCAGCCTTTGGCTTGCCAGTGTACTGCGTGCGTTTCAACGGGAGCACCCCGAGGTTCAGGTGACGGTTCACGGCACGGTCTGGGCCGATGTCGAGGCCGATGTCTCGGATATTTCGATCACCATTCACCATGTGGACGATATCCCCGAAGGCGCGCTACAGCTTTGGTCCGAGACGCTGGCCCTGGTCTGCGCGCCGGGCTTCGAGGTCGAAGGAGCCCCGCTCACCACCCCGACGCAGCTGGGTCAGGCGCGGCGGATCGAGGTGATGGGGCGCCCGGCCTATTGGGATCTTGTGGCGCAGAACTTTGGCTTGCCGGGGTTCGAGATGGCAGGCGGGCCAAAGACGGATGTCTCGACCCTGGCCGCGGAACTGGCCGCACAGGGGGCCGGCTGTGCCGTGTTGCCCCGCGTTCTGGTGCGCCCCTATCTGGAGCGGGGCGCGCTGGTCGAACCCTTCGCGACCGAGATCGCCAACCCCTGGGCCTATTGCGCCCGGTTCAAGGCGCGCACGCCCGCGCCGTCGGTGCGGCTGTTCCGGTCCTGGTTGCTGGAGGCGGCGGCCCGGGTCGGCGAGGGGGACTAA